A segment of the Hallerella succinigenes genome:
CAGCACAAGCTTCCGCGGAAATGAAATTCACTGCGACCGCAGAGCGCTTATTCCGCGTCCCGAAACGGAATCGCTGATCGACTTCTTAAAGGAACGTTTGACCGGTAAAGACAGGTACCGCATTGCCGACATCGGCACAGGCACAGGCGCCATCGCCATTGCCGCCGCCAAGGAAATCAAAGGCGCAAGCGTTGTCGCTACCGACATTTCCAAAGACGCGCTGGAACTTGCCAAGGAAAATGCGACTGCAAACGTAGCCAACGTGGAATTTTTCCAAGGCGATCTTTTGAACGCTCTCCCGGAAGGCGAAAAGTTCGACGCAATCGTCAGCAACCCGCCGTACATTCCCGATGCCGAAAAAGAAAAGCTCCAGCCGGAAGTCCGCGACTACGATCCGTCGTTCGCACTGTTCGGCGGCCCAGACGGTTTAACTCTCGTCCGCAAGCTTTTGGAACAGTCCAAAGACCATTTGAATCCGGGCGGAATCATCCTGATGGAAATCGGCCCGGAAGCCGACGAAGACAAGATTCTCGAAAAGGAATCCGGGAACTATCCATGGCTCAAATGGGTCGGCGTTCTGCCGGACTTTTACGATAAGCTTCGCTTTGTGGAATACAAAGCCATTTAATTCCTTTTCTCAATTCTCGTAACCGAACGCGGCGAGGACGTATGTTTCGTTTTCACCGTGACGGTAATAGCTCAGAAGAGTTTCATCATCCTCTTCCGAAAGCTCGTAACCTTGCAGCGCAAGCTGGTCGGCAATGCGATGGCGAAACGATTCAAAGCCGCTAGGCGTATAACGGGAAAATGCGGCTACAAGGCGATTATTAAAACAAGTGTTCTTTTGTGCAGTTTTCATGTACACAATTATAGATTCCTTTTTTGACAATTTATGTCAAAAACTTACTCAAAATCGTACATGCTGTTATAAGAGTTTTCGAGTTCTTCGTTTTCTTCGACTTGAATGTCCGGACCTTTCTTTTTGTTTTCAGCCTCGGCGAGACCTTCGTAGTATTGCTTCGAAAGCTTTTCGACGTAAGCTGTATTCTGGTCCACACGTTTGCGCAAGCGGGCCAAGGATTCATCGGTAATCGAAGCGCGGGTCTGCAAGCGATTTTCTGCGTCGCGGCCCCACGGCGTATCACGATGTTCATTGCGAAGCTTCTTAAAGGCGAATGCTGCGCTGTCCTTTGTTTCCGGGGTCATTTCCCAGATAATCGCCTTCATGTACAAGGCTTGAATTCCAGCCTGCGTTTCCGGATAAGCCTGATAAACCGTATCGTAAGCGGTCAAGGCGCGGGCGTAAGCGGAGTCCACGGAATCCATTTGGTCAAGCGGGACTTCTTTTGCGGCCACAAGCAAGCTTTCTGCGATCAAGAACAGCTCGTGCGCGTCGTCTTCCGGAGTCTTCACAGTAACGCGAACGCCCAAGTTTATCTGCGCCTGTTTTGCGTAATCCGTCTTCGGATACTTGGCGATGATTTCCTTGTAAAGTTCTTCCGCTTTTTCTTCATCCTGTTTGAATTCATCGTAGATAAAAGCTCGGGCATAAGTGGCGCGCATGACGATCGCGGTATCTTCCGAGCCTTCAATAATGCGGTCCAAACGCACCAGGGAGCTATCCATTTCCGAGAGCTTAAAGAGGAAGAGCTCTGCAATCTGGAATTCCGTATCAAAGAACTTCTTTTTCGCATGCGCAGTCGTATCGGCAAGAGAATCCTGGGCGCGGAGGGCGAGCAAACGCTTTAACGCATCGCGACGTTCCCGAGCGTTTCTGCCCCAATTCGAAACAGGCTTTGCCATAAAGCTCGAATCGTAATAGGCCAAAGCCTGTTCGTAGTCGCGCTTTTCGGTCTGGTAAAATTCGCCGAGGTCAAAGAATCCACGGGAAGCGTATTCCGTTTTTTCATATTCATCGGTCACATAGTGCAAAAGTTTTTCTCCGTCCGTCCAGTTCGACGCCAAAAGCAAGAGTTCCGCGCGGCGCACCTGCATATCGGGCAAATGCTTTTCGAACTCTTTATTTTTGATCATCACCAGATATTCTTCGGCGGCTGGCGCATAGGCTTCGGTCAGCGCAAGGCATTCTGCGGCATGCAGGGCTGCGGAATACTGATCGTTCATCGGCAGTTCCACAATTTCTTTTGCCTTGTAATGTTCGCGCGCCTTCGAATAGTTTTCCGTTTTAAAGTAGAGCGAAGCGAGTCGCATGTGCGCACGCCCGCGCATATAAGGCGTTCCGTTCGTATCGGCGAGCATCTTTTCGAGAGCGGCAATCGCCTGTTCGGTAAAATCACCCTTTTCTTCTAGGAGCGAAAGCAAGTTCAATCCATCATGGTAGAACGGATGCGAATCGCCTGCGTCCAAAATCGACTGCAACGCAAAACGGCTAATGTCGTATTCGCCATTTTTATAAAGGCAGTAGGCACGTTCGTACTCCACCTTCGGCATGGAATCGTGATCGGGGAAGTAACGTTCGAATTCATCGTACTTGGTAACGGCCTTGCTCCATTCCCCCTTGTGACGGAAAGCTTCTCCAATGAGAAAAACCGCACGGGCTGTTTGCCGGTCGTTGTCCGGGAAACGTTCCAGCACACGGGAACCTTTTTCGATGACTTTGTCGTACTTCTTTGCTGCTTCACCGGTCGCCACAAAATCCGAATCGCCCGGAAGCGAATCCGCTTTTGCCTGTTCCAGTTCCACCGCTTCTTCGTAATTGCGGTCGGCATTAAAAATATGATTCAAATAAGCGCAGCACGTACAGCCTTCAAGCATCATCGCGATAGCGAAAGACATCAGGGCAAAAATAAAGGTTCGTGAGCGCAACATAATTACAAATTACAAATATCAATACATCAAAAGGTATTTCATGTAATCGCAAAGGCGCGTCCCTTCCGGGATTGCGTCGCGATTCAAGCGAATCATACGGACTTCTGCCGGTTTTCCTGCAAAACGGGCGAGCATTTCAAAGTTGTCGCGCGTTTCCCAAGTCGCTCCGGCAAGCACCTTGCCGTCACAGTCCGTTTCGCCCGTTTCCGAGCCGACGCCCGAAAGCCTCGAATTCAACTGCAGCAGGTTCGTGTAAATTTCCGGCGTATTCGTCGCCGTCTTGTTCATCACCACGTTCGAATCGGTGACGACTACATGTACACCGTAAAAACGTCCGTCCTTGTCGAAGAGGACTGTGTACCTGTGAAAATACGGAGCTTCATAAAAGGATTCCTGCCACGTGTTCTTGTCGAGCTTGCGAAAGTTCGCCGCAGAATACTTGCGGAAGAATTCCTTCTGCGTTGCACCATAGCGCACAAGGTAATGTCCCAGAGCCGATTCAAAAGAATGTTCCGTCGTCGGGAGCGTTCTCATGCTGTCGATAGCACGGCTCAAGTCATCGGCAAGAAGATTCTTTTTGGTTTCGCGGACCGGAGGCGCGGAGGAAGCTTCTTGAATGCGGCGGGAAATTTCCGGATACTCCGGATCTCGGGATTGAATTTCTAGGAACTGCGACTTGGCTCGGTCAAAATCACGACCCTTTAAATAAGAGCGTCCAAGCGCTTCACGGAGCGGCAAATTTTCCGGATACTGATTCACAAGCGGTTCGAGGATTTCGTATGCGACCTGCGCACGATCGCGCGGAGAAAGGCGCGCTCCGCCGCCCACTCCCGGAGGAGCCTTTTGGCCCAAGGAAAGGAGCGCTTCCGTAGCGAGCTTAAAGCCCGGACGGATGGCGAGAACGCGGCGGTAAGTTCCTTCTGCGTTTTCAAAGCGTCCCTTGTATTCTTGCAAGTAACCCTGCAAGCAAAGCAGTTCCGCGTTCACCGGGAATTTGGAAAGAGCGTATTCCACCACAAGTCCGCAACTGTCAAGACCCCCCTCATCGTGATAGATTTCAGCTAGGCGAGCGAACGCCTTCGGTTCGTTCCCGTGCGAAAGGCTGATTGCGGCACGGGCTTCAATCGCACTTTCCGCATAACGGCCCGCCTTGTACAGCAGGTCCGCGTAAAAAAGGCGCGCATCGGCAAAGACCGGCGCCTTTTCCGTCGCCACGCGGGCAAGTTCCAAAGCGGTCGAAGCGCTGCCCGCTTTTTCTGCGGCACGGGCATCCATCAAAAAGGCGACCGAGGACTCCGGATAGCGCCCGCGCAAAGCCTTTTGCATCCGATCGAGCTGGGACTGCCAAATCGGGAGCAGGGAATCCTGAGCGAGCAGAGAATTGACAACGCCCCACTGCGCAAGGAAAGCTTCGGGGTACTGCAAAGCGATTGCTTCGTATACTTCCGCCGCATCGTTAAACATTCCATTCTTCTGGAGTTCCGCGGCACGGCGCAGTTCCTGCTGCGTCGAAAGCGGCATCAATTCAAGACCTGCCAAAGTATCGGGCATGTCGCCCACGGCAAGCTGCGTTCCGCCGGGCAGCCCGAACGGAACATTCGGGACTTCCAGGTGGCGAGGACCGATTTTTAAATAGAGGTTATAAGCGAATAAAGCGATAAACGCTCCTCCGAGGAGCGTGAGAAAAAAGACGGCGGCTCGACGCGCCTTCGCTTTGGAAATGGCCATTAGTTTTCCAAGAAATCGCTCAGGCGTTCGCGCTTCTCTTTGTTCTTCTGCAACTTGCGGAGAGTCTTGTTCTTGATCTGACGCACACGTTCGCGGCTGAGCTTGAGGTCTTCACCTATATCCTTCAAAGTCGTATCTTCCACGGCATCGAGACCGTAGAACATGCGGAGAATTTCCTCTTCGCGGTGCGGCAGGGACTTGAGAGTTTCTTCGATCAGAGCCTTGCGCTCCTTCTTTTCCATCTCGTCTTCCTGGTTGCCTTCCGTTCCGAGGACATCCATGAGGGAACTCACGGAATCTCCCGATGCACCATCGTCGTTGATCGGAGCGTCGAGGGAAATGTCCACGATTTTTTCCATCACTTCCACGATGTCCTGTTCGGAATCTGCGAATTCCGGCATCGCCATGGTGCGTTCGTAGTCGCCGCCGTTCTGCACAAGAGCGCGCTTGAAGCGGTTCACCAAGGTGAGCTTGTTCGGCGGAATGCGGACTGCGCCGACCTGTTCAAAGAGGGCCTTCTGGATCGACTGGCGAATCCACCAGACCGCATAGCTGATAAACTTCACGTCTTTGGAGCTGTCAAAGCGCTTGGCGGCCTTGAAAAGACCCAAGTTACCTTCATTGATCAAATCCAAGAGAGAAAGGCCGCGGCCCTGATACTTACGGGCAACACTGACCACAAAGCGCAAGTTACCACGGATTAAATGCTGCAATGCAGACTGACGGATGTCTTCCGTTTCCCCATTCTTGATGATCGAGATAAGCGCAGTCTCTTCCTCCGGCTTCAGAGTCGGATATCGATTTAAGTCACGAAAATACAACGATTCATTAAAATCACTCATACAGAGACAACCTACGCCAAGTTTATTTTACTTTCCTTCCAAAATATGGCTTTTTATGCCTTATCCGTCAAACGCTTTAAGAGATCATAGGGGTATATGCCCGTGCGATGACCATCGCTCCAGAGGATGCCGACCGCATAGCGTCCAATCGACTGGATACTCTCGATCAAGATATCTTCCGGCACGGTTTTCGGGTCGAGCAGGTGCTCCCCCGTATTTTCATCTACACAAAGCGCACAAGGGCAAGCGAGACGAAGATCTCGCAGCTTAAAGACCGACCGCGTCCCATCGTCCCAGTCAAATCCGAGCTCATTGTTCTTTGTGCGAAAGACTTTCAAAGGCTGAATCATGAGGCTTCCTCCAAAGGAATTTCGTCAAAGCGGAAGTTGAAATTGTGCAAAACGTTGCCGGAATGTTCCAATTGGGCAATCGCACAGATTGTTTTTTCGGCGATATCGGCAAATGCCCTACCGCTTTCGCTGTTCGGATAACGGAGGACCGCCGGCATTCCAAGGTCCCCGCAGTCGGCAACGGATGGTTCAAGCGGAACCTTGCCAAGCATCGGTACTCCGAGAGCCTTGGAAATACGTTCACCGCCGCCCGAACGGAAAATACTGTGACGCTTACCGCAGCCATCGCAAATGAAGTAGCTCATGTTTTCAATGATACCGACCGACGGCACTCCGACACTGTCAAACATCGCAAGGCCCTTGCGGCAGTCCGCAAGCGCCACTTCCTGCGGAGTCGTCACTACGACCGCACAAGTGAGCGGACACTGCTGGGTCAGCGTTAGCTGAATATCGCCTGTTCCCGGAGGAAAGTCGATTAGCAAGTAATCGAGCTCGCCCCAGCGCACGCGGTGCACAAAATTCTGGATCATCTGGCTCGCCATCGGACCGCGCCAGATTGTCGCCTTGTCCGACTCCGCAAACATCGCCATCGAAACAAGAGAAATACCGCCCTTGACTTCAACCGGGGCAAGCGTCTTATCGGGGAAAACTTCTGGAGCGGAGTCCACACCGAACATGATGTTCATCGACGGGCCATAAATATCTGCATCCAGAACGCCCACACGGGCGCCCGCAAGGCTCAAAGCCATGGCGAGGTTCGCTGTGACTGTCGATTTACCGACGCCACCCTTACCGCTCGCCACGCCGACGATACGCTTCACGCCCTTCAAAAGTTCATTGTCAAAATTCGGAGCCGGCGAGCTTTCCACACTCCCATTCTTTGCCTTCAAATTCACCACCGCTGAGCGGGCTCCCAAGTGCATCAAAATGCTTTCGCACTGATTTTTAAAACGGTCACGGATTGGGCACGCTGGAGTGGTCAGCACCAAATCCAACGAAACGTCACCTTCGGGAGAAATTTGAATGTTCTTCACAAAGCCCAGTTCCACGATATTTTTATGCAAATCGGGATCTTGAACACTCGACAAAGCTCGAAGTATTTGTTCTTCAGTTATCACAGGCACCTCTTGTAATCTTTAAAGATACTAAATTTTTTACATGATTCCTTCGATTCTTTGCGTTGGCGTCGGCAGTTTCTTCGGCGGAATCTGCCGCTTTTTATGCAGCCGTTTTTTGAATGCCTACGCGCCGGGATTTTTTCCGTTCGGCACCTTTGCCGTCAACATTTTGGGTTCCTTTTTGATCGGACTTTTTTACGGTCTTTCGGACCCCATTTTGAGTCCGAATGCGCGTCTGCTGTTGACCGTCGGATTCTGCGGCGGATTTACCACCTTTTCCACGTTTGCAAATGAAGGCCTGAACTTTATCAAGTCGGGATGCATTTTGCAATTTGCCCTGTACGCAGCGCTGAGTGTTTTTATCGGCATCATCGCGGTGTACGTTGGCAATATGGTGACACGTCTTTTTTAAAGAGCGTTTTCCATAGAGAATTTAGGCATGCGCAGAATATGCGTCATGCAAGGTGGCCATTCTTCTTCGTAATGCGTTACGAAAATGATGGTCGTTTCTTTGGAAAGGAACTGCAAAAGGTCAAAAAGCTTTTCGCGGAATCCCACGTCCATGCCCTGAGTCGGTTCGTCAAGAATCAAAACCTTGGGCGGGCGAATCGCGGCGCGGGCAATCAGAATCAAGCGTCGTTCCGTTGCAGAAAGGTCCTGGAACGGTCGAAAAACATCGGCAAAGCCAAATTCCTTAAGCCAGCTAATCGCCTTTGCTCTTTCTTCCCAAGAAGGAGGCACGAAAAGTCCGAGACCCGTCGTAAAGCCCGTGCAAAGGACTTCTTCCAAGTTCAACTTTTCACGGTACTGCGTCGCAAGTTCCGGAGAGAAGAATCCGATTTGGGCCTTGTGTTCCCAAACGTTCAAGCCATGGCCCGGCTTCTTTCCAAAAAGCGTTATGTCATTTGAATAAATCTGCGGATGGTCTGCGGAAAGGAGTGCAAGCAGCGTACTTTTTCCAGCACCGTTCGGGCCCATGACCACCCAGTGTTCACCCTTTTTCACTTGCCACGTCAGATTGTTAATAATCTTTGTGGAACCGTAATGCACATTCACCTGTTGCAAGTCGAAGAGAGTTTCTCCGACATTTTCCTGGGCATGCAAAACCTGGGTTTCGTAATGCGTGAGGAAAGGCTTTTTTTCTTCGGGCGGGAGCGCTTCGGGAAGTTTCCCTTCGAATTCACGGAATTCCCCGTTCTCATAAACAAAAGCGGGAATCAGGGGCAGAAGCTCTTCTTTACGTTGCAGGCTCACAGCGAGCTGGACCTCTTTTTCGGCCATTTTCAAAATACCACGGGCAAGATGGTTCCGATATTCCGGATCGAGACCGCCGTACGGATCGTCCAAAAGAATATAGTCCGGAGATTCCATCCAAAGGCGAGCGAGCAAAATGCGGCGCAGTTCCCCGTTCGAAAGGCTCAAAAGCTTGACTTTAAGCACCGATTCCGGCAGATTCGCCATGGCGAGCGCCTCGTCGAGCTTTCCCGGATTCGTCGGCGGGAACGGATTATCTTCGACGTAATGCTCCGTGTGCAAAAAGAATTTCGGTTTCAAAAGCAAATCGCGCACGCGCGGGGCATCTTCATCTCGCAAGCTAATAAAACGTTTCTGCCAAAACGGAGCCAAAGCGCGCTGAATCCGTCGCTGGAGTTCAGTGGAAGACAAAGCGACATTCGGATGATTTTCTGCAAACTCTCGAAGCAAACGGGATTTTCCACTGCCCACCGGGCCGATCATCTGAATTCTTGAATATTTCTCAAAGAGCGATTCCAACGTTTTATACGACATGGCTCTAAGATAGCTTTTTTGTATCTTTTAAGCGTTATGAAACGCTTTTTCTTTTTAGTTCTGTTAGGTGCTGTTTCCATTCATGCTCAGGCAACCGATCCCTGGGCAATGTTTGACGAAATGCAACAAAGAATGGCCGCGATGATGGGCGGTCAGCAATCCAGTCCAGGCCAAATGCAGACAAGAGGTCCTTGGGATGTACAAGTCAATAAAAATCCCGTGGAGACCGGCGAAGAATTTTCGTTCCAATTCATCGTCCTTCAAAATCAGATCGAATCCGTCCAAGCGCCACCCCAATTTTCTGTCCAAAATGGATTTGTCCTCAAATCCATAGACTCCTCTGTTGTCAAAGTCGGAACCCGCAGAGGTACGGCTTCCGCAACTCAATACGAATTTAAGCTTATCGCTCCCAAAAAAGCAGGGCGCAAAGCAGCCGGCGTCCTTTCGTGGAAAATCAATAACGCAGAATACGATATTTTCCATTTGACAATGAATGTCCGCAAATCCTACGATGATCCAGCCGTCGATGTTTCGCTCACTCCAAACAAAAAGACTGTCTATGAAGGCGAACAGCTTTCCGTCACCTTAAATATTCATACCTATGAACATTTCCAAGGCGAACTGATGGCAACCAACATGGATCTCGGCAGTGACTTCATCGCCCATCGCGCAGACCTTTCCAATGTTAAGTTGATGCCATTAGAAGACAATCCAAGAGAAGCTTCTAGCAGCGATAAATTCGCCTGGATTTCTCCTCTTAAAACGGGTCAAGTTTCAATTCCTCCCTTCCAGTTCAAATACAAAAAAATCGGCAAACCAAAAGTCGTAGAAAAAAAATCCAATAAAATAGGCGTTTCCGTCAGTTTCTCCAGCATCCAGCAGGAACCGGAAGAAGCCGAAGCCAAAACCGCCCCGCTGAAGATTACGGTTCTTCCGCTACCGGCGCAGAACAAGCCCAAAGACTTCACCGGCATGGTCGGCAATTACAATTTCAAAGCTTCTTTCGACAAGGATTCTTTGACCCTCGGCGACGCGCTCACGCTCTCCATTCAAATTTCAGGCGACGGCAAACCGGGAACGATTACCGACCCGAAGCTCCCCGACTTCTCGGACTTCCGCTCTGTTCCCCCGGAAAACGACATCAAAAAGAAAGTCACCGGCGGAAAAGTCATCACCACCAAGAACATTCGCATTTTCCTTTACCCGAAAAAGAAGGGGGAATTCGAAATTCCTGCGATTTCTTACAACTGGTTCAACCCCGCTAAAAAGAAGTACGAAACCAAAACCGAAGGCCCGTGGAAAATTGTCGTCGAAAAGGGCGAAGGTTCTGCGGCCCCATACATCCCGAGCACGCCGACATACACGCCAGCCGCCAAGGAAGAAATCGAAGACCTGGGCCGCGACATTCGCTACATGCACTCCGTCCACGAAGTTCCCCCGCAAGAAGCTCCGCTGTACAAGTCGCCGCTCTTCTGGATTCTTCTGTTGATTCCAATTCCGTTGTATGCAATCTTCTGCGCCTTCATCCGTTCGCACCGAAAAAATTCAAGCAACACGGCTCTTGTACGCAAGGCAAAGGCGAAGAAGAATTTAAAGCAGTACACGTCCGCAGCGAAAACAGCATTGCAAAAGGATGACGGCAAAGCCTTCTACGCCGCCCTTGAAAATGGTCTTGTCGGTTACCTTTCGGATCTTTCGAACCGTGAATTCCGCGGTATGACCAAAGACCTGGTGAAGCTGAATTTGACCGAGCTCGGCGTGAGCGAAGAAAACATTCAAAAGGTTATGAAGTGGCAAGAAGATTGCGCCTTCGCAAGATTCGCCCCGGTCACCGCATCCGCAGAAGAACGTTCCAAGGCGCTCCTCGAATTTGAAACTCTCTGCGACGCACTGGAGGTTTTAAAATGAAAAAGCTACTTTTGATTTTTTCCCTTTTGACGTCTTCCCTTTTTGCCGAAAGTTGCAAAACGCTCTTTACAGGCGCCGCCGCATACAAGGCAGGCGACTTTACCTCGGCGGCGGAAGCTTGGCAGAACTGCGTCGACAACGGCTATCAGAACGGTGACCTCTATTATAATTTAGGCAATGCTTATTTCCGCGAAAATCGCCTGGGGCTCGCCATTTTGAACTATGAAAAGGCGCTTCGTTTTGATCCGACGAATGACGATTACGAATACAATCTCAAATTCGCCCGCAGCATGACGAAGGATAAAGTCGAAGAATCCGAAGACATGGAAAATCCGATTCTGAACTTCGCCTTTGAAGCGCACCACGTCCTTTCCGAAAAGCAACAGTTCATCGGCATCCTGATTCTCGTCTGGGTCATCTTCTTCCTTTGCATTGTACGTGTGCTTTCTGCAAATCCAAAGGTCAAGACAGCCCTCGCCGCAAGCATCTTCCCCATCGCCTTGATTCTTGGCATTTTAGCCTGCAGCGTCGGCTACAAGGTTTACAAAGAAAATACATATTCCTTGGGAGTCGTGATTGCGGAAACCGCCGACATCACCAGCGGCCCGAGCGATAAGGATCAAACCTTGAACATGCTTTCCGAAGGCACCGAAATCGAAGTGCTAAGCGTGAAAGACGGATGGGTCCACGTTCGACTCGGCGAAAAAATAAACGGATTCGCCAAGATTAGCGAAGTCGGCATTGTGAAGTAAAACCGTTAACGATTTCGATTTAAGAAGTGATGCCCCGCATCACTTCTTCTTTTTGCGCGGTCCCGGCATAAACGGACTCACGGTTCCGTCCGAACTTTGAAAAACGACAGCAGCCGATTCCTGACGTACCACCACAGAATCGCCTTCTGCAAGACCCGCGAGTATCTGCACATTGACGCCATCATTTAAGCCTGTTTTCACCGGACGGAATGCGGCCTTGCCGTTCATATTAATCCAAACGCCTTTCCCGACTAATTTCTGGGTCGAAGAAGAACGCTTTTTGGAAACGCCACCGCCCATCGGGCCGCCCTGCATTCCCGGCGGAGGTCCAAAGTCGTCACCGTCGGAAGCTTTTCTTTTGGGTTTTTCCGGACGCGGCATTTTACGCATATCCATCATCGGAGTTCCCGCGGCCGGTGTAAACTGGATCGCGGCCACCGGAACGCTTAAAGCGTTTTCCACTTCTTCCGTCACAATCGTGCAAGTTGCCGTCATGCCCGGGAGCAGTTTCAAATCCGAATTGTCTGCCGAAATCACCACCGTATAAGTCACCACGTTCGAAGTCACCGTCGGATTCAAACGGACCGATTCCACTTTGCCGCTGAACGTTTCATCTTGAAAGGCGTCCACGGTAAAGGTCACCTTCTGACCAGCCTTCACCTGCCCAATGTCCGCTTCATCGACGTCCGCCATCACACGCATCTTGGAAAGATCTTTTGCAAGCACAAAAAGAGTCGGCGCGCTCATCGAAGCGGCGACCGTTTGCCCCACATCCACAGAACGTTCAAGCACAACGCCGTCGATCGGGCTTTTAATGATGCAGTAACTCAAATTCAGCTTTGCCTGCTGCACTTCGCTCTTGCGAGCTTCCCATGAGAACTTTGCCGAGTTCATTTCATATTCTGCATTTTCCAAATCCACAGCGCTTGCACTGTTCGACTCGGCAAGCTTTTTCGTGCGATTGTACACAGAAAGTTTGTGCTCGTAATCGTTCTTTGCACTGGATTCCGCTATCTGCGCCTGGTACAGCGTCGACTGCAACTTGGAACGATCCAGTTCCGCAATCACCTGGCCTTTTTTTACATTGGAATTAAAGTCCACATAGATCTTGCTGATGTCGCCCGAAACCTGCGTACCGACGCTCACCGTATCCATCGGCGAAATCGTACCCGTCGAAGTAATCGTCGTTTGGATCGTGGCAAGCTTTACCTTTTCGCTCATCATCACCCCGGCGCTTTCCGCTTCGGTGGCAAAGAAGAATTTGTGAACGGTAAAAAAGATCGCGCCCAAAATCACGAGGACGATCAAAACCTTCAAAAGCTTTTTCATTGGAACCTCCCCATGTAAAGGTCGAGCAGATTCCGAGCGAGAATGCTCGTGTACTTCGCCTGGGTCAGTGTATTTTTCGCACTTTGCAAATTGTTCTTCTGTTGCAAGAAATCCGTCGAAGAAATCGTGCCGGCAGCTCGCTGTTCCACAGCCACATGGTAAGCTTCCGTTGCACTTTCAAGCCCGGCGATTGCGGCAAGCCAGCTCGCGTCGGCGCTTTCCGCCTGCATATAAAGTTTTTCCAGATTATTTTCCAAGGTTTTTCCCGTTTCACGTTGGGAAACCTTTGCCCGTTCACTTTCCACTTGCGCCAAAAGCACCTTCGCCGTCGTCGTTCCACCGTC
Coding sequences within it:
- a CDS encoding ATP-binding cassette domain-containing protein yields the protein MSYKTLESLFEKYSRIQMIGPVGSGKSRLLREFAENHPNVALSSTELQRRIQRALAPFWQKRFISLRDEDAPRVRDLLLKPKFFLHTEHYVEDNPFPPTNPGKLDEALAMANLPESVLKVKLLSLSNGELRRILLARLWMESPDYILLDDPYGGLDPEYRNHLARGILKMAEKEVQLAVSLQRKEELLPLIPAFVYENGEFREFEGKLPEALPPEEKKPFLTHYETQVLHAQENVGETLFDLQQVNVHYGSTKIINNLTWQVKKGEHWVVMGPNGAGKSTLLALLSADHPQIYSNDITLFGKKPGHGLNVWEHKAQIGFFSPELATQYREKLNLEEVLCTGFTTGLGLFVPPSWEERAKAISWLKEFGFADVFRPFQDLSATERRLILIARAAIRPPKVLILDEPTQGMDVGFREKLFDLLQFLSKETTIIFVTHYEEEWPPCMTHILRMPKFSMENAL
- a CDS encoding BatD family protein, whose amino-acid sequence is MKRFFFLVLLGAVSIHAQATDPWAMFDEMQQRMAAMMGGQQSSPGQMQTRGPWDVQVNKNPVETGEEFSFQFIVLQNQIESVQAPPQFSVQNGFVLKSIDSSVVKVGTRRGTASATQYEFKLIAPKKAGRKAAGVLSWKINNAEYDIFHLTMNVRKSYDDPAVDVSLTPNKKTVYEGEQLSVTLNIHTYEHFQGELMATNMDLGSDFIAHRADLSNVKLMPLEDNPREASSSDKFAWISPLKTGQVSIPPFQFKYKKIGKPKVVEKKSNKIGVSVSFSSIQQEPEEAEAKTAPLKITVLPLPAQNKPKDFTGMVGNYNFKASFDKDSLTLGDALTLSIQISGDGKPGTITDPKLPDFSDFRSVPPENDIKKKVTGGKVITTKNIRIFLYPKKKGEFEIPAISYNWFNPAKKKYETKTEGPWKIVVEKGEGSAAPYIPSTPTYTPAAKEEIEDLGRDIRYMHSVHEVPPQEAPLYKSPLFWILLLIPIPLYAIFCAFIRSHRKNSSNTALVRKAKAKKNLKQYTSAAKTALQKDDGKAFYAALENGLVGYLSDLSNREFRGMTKDLVKLNLTELGVSEENIQKVMKWQEDCAFARFAPVTASAEERSKALLEFETLCDALEVLK
- a CDS encoding tetratricopeptide repeat protein — translated: MKKLLLIFSLLTSSLFAESCKTLFTGAAAYKAGDFTSAAEAWQNCVDNGYQNGDLYYNLGNAYFRENRLGLAILNYEKALRFDPTNDDYEYNLKFARSMTKDKVEESEDMENPILNFAFEAHHVLSEKQQFIGILILVWVIFFLCIVRVLSANPKVKTALAASIFPIALILGILACSVGYKVYKENTYSLGVVIAETADITSGPSDKDQTLNMLSEGTEIEVLSVKDGWVHVRLGEKINGFAKISEVGIVK
- a CDS encoding efflux RND transporter periplasmic adaptor subunit, with the translated sequence MKKLLKVLIVLVILGAIFFTVHKFFFATEAESAGVMMSEKVKLATIQTTITSTGTISPMDTVSVGTQVSGDISKIYVDFNSNVKKGQVIAELDRSKLQSTLYQAQIAESSAKNDYEHKLSVYNRTKKLAESNSASAVDLENAEYEMNSAKFSWEARKSEVQQAKLNLSYCIIKSPIDGVVLERSVDVGQTVAASMSAPTLFVLAKDLSKMRVMADVDEADIGQVKAGQKVTFTVDAFQDETFSGKVESVRLNPTVTSNVVTYTVVISADNSDLKLLPGMTATCTIVTEEVENALSVPVAAIQFTPAAGTPMMDMRKMPRPEKPKRKASDGDDFGPPPGMQGGPMGGGVSKKRSSSTQKLVGKGVWINMNGKAAFRPVKTGLNDGVNVQILAGLAEGDSVVVRQESAAVVFQSSDGTVSPFMPGPRKKKK